Proteins encoded in a region of the Bacteroidia bacterium genome:
- the aroA gene encoding 3-phosphoshikimate 1-carboxyvinyltransferase: MKIIIHPSKIDGKLSAPTSKSVAQRAIAIASITKGASFIKNITWSDDVIAALSIAESLGSQIKVTQDSLKVEGGNDIESDTLNCNESGLCMRMFAPIAALFEKQLTLIASGSLLLRPAGMIEEALNKLGVSCTTNNGKPPIKITGPIKTGNINIDASISSQLITGLLISLPTINNDSFLEVDNLVSKQYVDVTLSVMNSFGVSIKNNNYKQFVIKGNQTYKPAEINIEGDWSSSSFLLVAAAISGKITITNLSLNSFQPDKNIIDVLEQTGAKIKFNNNTFTCKHSQLKAFNFDATDCPDLFPPLVALASNCNGKSTITGINRLIHKESNRLEVLIREFSKMGVKISQKNNSLEIERGKLISTEINPENDHRIAMAAAIAYLGSNEIITINQAECVRKSYPGFWEEIKCMGIKAEVVNG, encoded by the coding sequence ATGAAAATTATTATTCATCCATCTAAAATTGATGGAAAGCTTAGCGCTCCTACATCAAAAAGTGTAGCACAACGTGCTATAGCAATTGCTTCCATTACAAAGGGAGCAAGTTTTATTAAGAATATAACATGGTCTGATGATGTAATTGCCGCACTTTCAATTGCAGAAAGTCTTGGTTCGCAAATAAAAGTAACACAAGACTCGCTAAAAGTAGAAGGCGGAAATGACATAGAATCTGATACCCTTAATTGCAACGAATCCGGGTTATGTATGCGTATGTTTGCACCAATTGCTGCATTATTTGAAAAACAATTAACGTTAATTGCTTCTGGTAGTTTATTGTTAAGACCTGCAGGCATGATCGAAGAAGCACTTAATAAATTAGGGGTCTCATGCACCACAAATAATGGAAAACCACCTATAAAAATAACAGGTCCGATTAAAACAGGAAACATTAACATAGATGCATCAATAAGTTCGCAATTAATTACAGGTTTATTAATTTCATTACCAACTATAAACAATGACAGTTTCTTAGAAGTTGATAATTTAGTAAGCAAACAATATGTAGATGTAACACTATCTGTAATGAATTCTTTTGGTGTTTCAATAAAAAATAATAACTACAAGCAATTTGTTATTAAGGGCAACCAAACATATAAACCAGCAGAGATAAATATTGAAGGGGATTGGAGCAGTAGTAGTTTTTTACTTGTAGCTGCTGCAATTTCTGGAAAAATAACAATAACAAATCTTTCATTAAACAGTTTTCAACCTGATAAAAACATTATTGATGTACTAGAACAGACAGGAGCAAAAATTAAATTCAATAACAATACTTTTACTTGCAAACACAGCCAGTTAAAAGCATTTAACTTTGACGCAACTGATTGCCCTGATCTTTTTCCACCATTAGTTGCTTTGGCATCAAACTGCAATGGTAAAAGTACTATTACCGGAATTAATCGTTTAATTCACAAAGAAAGTAATCGTCTCGAAGTTCTTATTCGTGAGTTTTCTAAAATGGGAGTAAAAATTAGCCAAAAGAACAACTCACTTGAAATAGAACGAGGAAAATTAATTTCTACAGAAATAAATCCCGAAAATGATCATAGAATAGCAATGGCAGCAGCTATTGCATATCTTGGAAGTAATGAAATTATAACAATAAATCAGGCAGAATGCGTAAGAAAATCTTATCCTGGATTTTGGGAAGAAATTAAATGTATGGGCATTAAAGCAGAAGTAGTAAATGGCTAA
- a CDS encoding carbonic anhydrase has translation MKNLISINSYEDILPEYRNTPIGLLFEYHNLNRPYILYEKAQLLVGMCMDNRKHLHMPDNFAFIIRSGGANLRYSEFKVSYAIAVGEVAHIVLIAHNHCGMVNLVSRKNEFINGLVDTAGWEREKAEEHFMHYAPMFEIGSEIDFILSETVRLRNRYPKVIIVPLYYKVEDNKLYIIEES, from the coding sequence TTGAAAAATCTTATTTCAATAAATTCATACGAAGATATTCTTCCTGAGTATAGAAATACGCCAATTGGTCTTCTTTTTGAATATCATAATCTCAATAGGCCATATATTCTTTATGAAAAAGCTCAGCTTTTAGTAGGAATGTGTATGGATAATCGAAAACATTTACATATGCCCGATAATTTTGCTTTTATTATTCGTTCAGGTGGTGCAAATTTAAGGTATAGCGAATTTAAAGTTTCATATGCAATTGCTGTAGGTGAGGTAGCACATATTGTACTTATAGCTCATAATCATTGCGGAATGGTAAATTTAGTGTCCCGAAAAAATGAATTTATAAATGGTTTGGTTGACACTGCCGGCTGGGAAAGAGAAAAGGCTGAAGAACATTTTATGCATTATGCGCCAATGTTTGAAATAGGGAGTGAAATAGATTTTATTTTAAGCGAAACTGTACGTTTAAGAAACAGATATCCAAAAGTTATAATTGTACCTTTATATTATAAGGTAGAAGACAATAAACTATACATAATAGAAGAGAGTTAA
- the aroB gene encoding 3-dehydroquinate synthase has translation MDNLSLNLVTGTTEILFGNYSEKLNLATKNRRIIIICDQNVNKLYPYISQNYPVINFLSLESEKTLVKVEQIYNKLIELKADRSTLIVAIGGGIVCDITGFIASTFYRGLPFILIPTSLLAMVDASIGGKNGVNFNNHKNIIGTIRQPESIIIDTTFLSTLPREEFKNGISEIIKHSIISGEQFYNSLLNNTELRSGVVNYNIIKSAIQTKTEIVSLDPFENGIRRILNFGHTIGHIIELKEGISHGKAIAIGMMMTTKLSVYFNYCNNSIVENLFNLLSFYELPVKTTLNIKDIIEFMEFDKKKTNDSLHFVFVSDIGKLTYNKISIENLKKGLLSVFD, from the coding sequence ATGGATAATTTATCGTTAAATTTAGTTACCGGCACTACTGAGATTCTTTTCGGAAATTATTCTGAAAAATTAAATCTGGCTACTAAAAACAGACGAATAATTATTATTTGCGATCAAAATGTAAATAAACTTTATCCGTATATTTCACAAAATTACCCGGTTATTAACTTTCTGTCTTTAGAATCAGAAAAAACTTTAGTTAAAGTTGAACAGATTTATAATAAACTAATTGAACTAAAGGCTGACAGATCTACATTAATAGTTGCAATTGGTGGAGGAATAGTTTGTGACATAACAGGATTTATTGCCTCAACTTTTTATCGGGGATTACCTTTTATATTAATTCCAACATCGCTCTTAGCTATGGTGGATGCCTCAATTGGAGGTAAAAATGGGGTTAACTTTAATAACCACAAAAACATTATTGGTACGATACGTCAACCAGAATCAATTATTATTGATACAACCTTTTTAAGCACCCTTCCACGTGAAGAATTTAAAAATGGGATATCTGAAATAATAAAACATTCAATAATTTCAGGAGAACAATTTTATAATTCTTTACTTAATAATACTGAATTAAGATCCGGTGTAGTAAACTATAACATTATAAAATCTGCAATTCAAACGAAAACCGAAATTGTTTCGCTTGATCCTTTCGAAAACGGAATCAGAAGAATTCTAAATTTCGGACATACTATTGGACATATTATTGAACTAAAAGAAGGAATAAGCCACGGCAAGGCTATCGCTATAGGGATGATGATGACAACTAAACTTTCCGTATATTTTAACTATTGCAACAACTCTATTGTTGAAAATCTTTTTAATTTGTTATCATTTTATGAGCTTCCTGTAAAAACCACTTTAAACATTAAAGATATTATTGAATTTATGGAATTTGATAAAAAGAAAACCAATGATTCACTACACTTTGTTTTTGTTTCAGATATTGGAAAATTAACGTATAATAAAATCTCTATTGAAAATTTAAAGAAGGGTCTTTTATCCGTTTTCGATTAA
- the pgeF gene encoding peptidoglycan editing factor PgeF translates to MANNKWWFEEEGGLKLIKFSHFEQYSNFVYFITTRHTGKSTGQLASFNLGFQEYDSTENVIANRKSLANYHNIPFDSFIFLRQTHSNNIKIVDDSDKAKGLLSKTDAIQDTDGYILTKPDICPIVMTADCVPVILLDPIKNIAGVFHAGWRGTLKLIAQKGLKIMQNIYGTNPADVLVSIGPSIGPCCYEVGNEVIDEVKKIFPYNFDELIIKKDNKKTHLDLWTANKIQLKHVGIIESNIIICNSCTYHNPETFFSYRFSKGVTGRMGTGIYLRSNSAI, encoded by the coding sequence ATGGCTAATAATAAATGGTGGTTTGAAGAAGAAGGTGGATTAAAACTTATTAAGTTTTCACATTTCGAACAATATTCTAATTTTGTTTATTTCATAACAACACGTCATACAGGAAAAAGTACAGGTCAGTTAGCTTCATTTAACCTGGGATTTCAAGAATATGATAGTACTGAAAATGTAATTGCAAACCGAAAATCGCTTGCAAATTATCACAACATACCATTTGATTCATTTATTTTTTTACGACAAACCCATAGTAACAATATAAAGATTGTTGATGATTCTGATAAAGCAAAAGGTCTTCTTTCAAAAACAGATGCTATACAAGATACAGATGGATATATTTTAACAAAGCCGGATATTTGTCCTATTGTTATGACTGCAGATTGTGTTCCTGTCATTTTATTGGATCCGATAAAAAATATTGCCGGTGTATTTCATGCAGGATGGCGAGGAACACTTAAACTAATTGCCCAAAAAGGATTAAAAATAATGCAAAACATTTATGGAACTAATCCTGCTGATGTTCTTGTATCAATAGGTCCTTCAATTGGTCCATGTTGTTATGAAGTAGGTAACGAAGTTATTGACGAAGTTAAAAAGATCTTCCCATACAACTTTGATGAACTTATTATAAAAAAAGATAACAAAAAAACACATTTAGATTTATGGACTGCAAATAAAATTCAGCTTAAACATGTAGGTATTATTGAAAGTAACATCATTATTTGTAATTCATGTACCTATCACAATCCAGAAACTTTTTTCTCGTACAGGTTTTCAAAAGGCGTTACGGGCAGAATGGGAACAGGAATTTATTTAAGAAGTAATTCTGCTATTTAA
- a CDS encoding C10 family peptidase codes for MKKLYIVFLLLVISIGLFAAPVSFQSAQTVAVNVYKHYAEKTTDFTVSDVVVYKSEQITTFYVFVFNAGGFVIVAADDAVLPILGYSTLETFDKNNIPLNAAGWLENYNNHIRHIVNNNLSNKETVKEWNKILNNQFNKSTQAVNPLCATTWDQSSPYNNLCPSGSVTGCVATAMAQIMKYWNYPTTGVGTHTYTHATYGALTANFGATTYQWANMLNSYSGGSTATQKTAVATLMYHAGVSVDMDYSPSASGAYSFDVPNALISYFNYSPSAEIKFLANFTSANWINMLKGELDASHPIYYSGTGPQGGHAFVCDGYNTSNQFHFNWGWGGMANGYFAIGSLNPIGDTFNEDNSAVIRIKPPSSAPLADFVADNVTPPVAGIVNFTDNSTNNPTSWNWTFDGGTPSTSNVQFPTITYNTPGIYQVSLTVTNGTGSDTKIRSSYINVGGTPSAWIKQNTGFATASRGIDQVFIVNPYTVWAKAFDGSGGTTTVREFTRTVNGGITWTPGVINFTNATNYGVANIFAFDDSICYAAMFPTGSTGGVIVKTVDAGNTWSTANSPGFSTSWLDFVHFFNTNDGVCVGDPAGNDFVIYTTANGGTTWTQVSIASLPNCLSGEAGITNLYDAFGNTIWFGTSSGRVYKSSNKGLTWTVSATGLGTSAIVKPVFKDANVGFVTGTQNASPYTYIGMKKTIDGGTTWTTFNPTGFFVKSPELDFIPGTTSTWVNVSASVSSATTNPGSSYSVNDCSSFLDIDTGSVQYTTVSFFDINTGWAGGFNTNSTDGGIWKWNNAVITAISNTVATLIDEIKIFPNPVTEIVNIEFLLATENKIKASIYNLIGEKIISKEISAGTNNAIINMEGYKAGVYLLTIDDGSKIITKRVHKIN; via the coding sequence ATGAAAAAGCTTTACATTGTTTTTTTATTGCTGGTAATTAGTATTGGACTTTTTGCAGCTCCTGTTTCATTTCAGTCTGCACAAACTGTTGCTGTAAATGTTTACAAACATTATGCAGAAAAGACAACTGATTTTACTGTAAGTGATGTGGTTGTCTATAAGTCGGAACAGATTACAACTTTTTATGTGTTTGTTTTTAATGCCGGTGGCTTTGTGATAGTAGCAGCAGATGATGCTGTATTACCAATTTTAGGTTATTCTACATTAGAAACATTTGATAAAAATAATATTCCTCTAAATGCTGCAGGTTGGCTAGAGAATTATAATAATCATATTAGGCACATTGTTAATAATAATTTAAGCAATAAGGAAACCGTTAAGGAATGGAATAAAATATTAAATAACCAATTTAATAAGTCAACACAGGCTGTTAATCCATTATGTGCAACAACTTGGGATCAGTCATCACCTTATAATAATCTATGTCCTTCAGGTTCTGTTACCGGGTGTGTTGCAACTGCAATGGCTCAGATAATGAAATATTGGAATTATCCAACTACCGGAGTTGGAACACATACTTATACACATGCTACCTATGGTGCTTTAACTGCTAACTTTGGAGCAACAACATATCAATGGGCAAATATGCTAAACAGTTATTCTGGCGGTTCAACAGCAACCCAAAAAACAGCGGTAGCAACTCTTATGTATCATGCAGGAGTTTCTGTTGATATGGATTATAGCCCAAGTGCATCCGGAGCATATTCTTTTGATGTGCCTAATGCATTAATAAGTTATTTTAATTATTCACCTAGTGCAGAGATAAAATTTCTTGCAAATTTTACTTCAGCAAATTGGATTAATATGCTCAAAGGCGAATTAGATGCTTCTCATCCTATCTACTACTCTGGCACTGGACCTCAAGGAGGACACGCTTTTGTTTGTGATGGTTATAATACCTCAAACCAGTTTCATTTTAATTGGGGATGGGGAGGTATGGCAAATGGTTACTTTGCAATAGGAAGTTTAAATCCGATTGGTGATACTTTTAATGAAGACAATTCTGCGGTAATTAGAATAAAACCTCCATCAAGTGCACCATTAGCAGATTTTGTAGCTGATAATGTAACACCACCGGTTGCGGGGATTGTAAACTTTACTGATAATTCTACAAATAACCCAACTTCATGGAACTGGACTTTTGATGGTGGCACTCCATCAACATCAAATGTGCAATTTCCAACAATTACATATAATACACCCGGAATTTATCAGGTGTCATTGACTGTAACAAATGGCACTGGTTCTGATACAAAAATAAGAAGTTCTTATATTAATGTTGGAGGTACGCCTTCAGCATGGATTAAACAAAATACGGGTTTTGCAACTGCTTCACGTGGAATTGATCAGGTGTTTATTGTAAATCCTTATACTGTTTGGGCAAAAGCATTTGACGGATCGGGTGGAACAACTACTGTAAGAGAATTTACACGTACTGTAAATGGAGGAATTACATGGACTCCCGGAGTGATAAATTTTACAAATGCAACAAACTATGGTGTTGCAAATATTTTTGCTTTTGATGATAGTATCTGCTATGCTGCAATGTTTCCAACAGGGTCAACAGGTGGTGTTATCGTAAAAACTGTTGATGCAGGAAATACATGGTCGACTGCAAACTCACCAGGTTTTTCAACAAGTTGGTTAGATTTTGTACATTTTTTTAATACTAATGATGGAGTTTGTGTTGGCGATCCTGCAGGTAATGATTTTGTAATATATACTACAGCCAATGGAGGTACTACATGGACGCAGGTTTCTATTGCAAGCCTTCCAAATTGTTTATCCGGAGAAGCTGGTATTACCAATTTATATGATGCATTTGGAAATACAATTTGGTTTGGAACATCGAGTGGAAGAGTTTATAAATCGAGTAATAAAGGTTTAACATGGACTGTTTCGGCTACTGGTTTGGGCACATCTGCAATTGTTAAACCTGTATTTAAAGATGCTAATGTGGGATTTGTTACAGGAACACAGAATGCCTCACCTTATACATATATTGGCATGAAAAAAACTATTGACGGTGGAACAACATGGACAACTTTTAATCCAACAGGTTTCTTTGTAAAATCACCGGAATTGGATTTTATTCCCGGTACAACTTCAACATGGGTTAATGTAAGTGCGAGTGTTAGTTCAGCAACAACAAATCCTGGTTCTTCATACAGTGTTAATGACTGTTCTTCATTTTTAGATATTGATACAGGTTCTGTACAATATACAACAGTTAGCTTCTTCGATATTAATACCGGTTGGGCCGGTGGATTTAATACCAATTCAACAGATGGAGGAATATGGAAGTGGAATAACGCAGTAATAACAGCAATTTCAAACACTGTGGCTACATTAATTGATGAAATAAAAATATTCCCCAATCCTGTAACTGAGATAGTAAATATTGAGTTTTTGCTAGCAACTGAAAATAAAATTAAAGCAAGCATTTATAATTTAATAGGAGAAAAAATAATTTCTAAAGAAATTTCTGCCGGAACTAATAATGCAATAATAAATATGGAAGGTTATAAAGCAGGAGTGTATTTGTTGACAATTGATGATGGTTCAAAAATAATTACGAAAAGAGTTCACAAGATAAATTAA
- a CDS encoding leucyl aminopeptidase — MIPEISFASEIANQKSVVYLIKKDTNISQLNLLKTELKFLKDEIKNDKKNIDINSYSNLNCFRVVDTKKTDWLIKEDLRKSGNKLQNYLKENDQKEVQIVDLLDNEDFQLAFAEGILLSSYKFDKYLTEKKDDTLKKIIIVTSKPNKKKWEQLKHVLQAVNISRDLVNEPVNFLNAQQLSVEIEKMGKDAGFSVKVFDKKKITELKMGGLLAVNMGSVDPPTFTVMEWKPKRFINDSPIVLVGKGVVYDSGGLSLKPTGDSMDYMKCDMSGAASVSGAIYAAAKSKLPIHIVGLVPATDNRPSGNAYAPGDIITMMNKTTVEMLNADAEGRMILADALCYAKKYNPMLVIDIATLTGSAIAAVGKVASVAFSKDADELYSKLDESGNETYERLIRFPLWDDYSEMIESKIADLKNVGGKYAGAITAAKFLEKFTDYPWIHLDIAGTAFAITKESYRGLGGTAVGVRLFFDFFNRIIQK; from the coding sequence ATGATACCAGAAATTTCTTTTGCATCTGAAATTGCGAACCAAAAAAGTGTTGTGTACTTAATTAAAAAAGACACTAATATTTCACAGTTAAATCTTTTAAAAACGGAATTAAAATTTTTAAAAGATGAAATAAAAAATGACAAAAAAAATATTGATATAAATTCATATTCTAATTTGAATTGTTTCAGGGTAGTTGATACAAAAAAAACAGATTGGTTGATTAAAGAAGATTTAAGAAAATCAGGCAATAAATTGCAAAATTATTTAAAAGAGAATGATCAGAAAGAGGTTCAGATAGTCGATTTATTAGATAATGAAGATTTTCAGCTTGCTTTTGCAGAAGGAATTTTACTTAGCAGTTATAAGTTTGATAAATATTTAACTGAAAAGAAAGATGATACACTTAAAAAAATTATTATAGTTACTTCAAAACCCAATAAAAAGAAATGGGAACAGTTGAAACATGTTTTGCAAGCTGTTAATATTTCGCGTGATTTAGTAAATGAACCTGTTAATTTTTTAAACGCACAGCAATTATCTGTTGAGATTGAGAAGATGGGAAAGGATGCTGGATTTTCTGTTAAAGTTTTTGACAAGAAAAAAATTACCGAATTAAAAATGGGTGGTTTGTTAGCAGTTAACATGGGTAGTGTTGATCCACCCACATTTACTGTTATGGAATGGAAGCCTAAGCGTTTTATAAATGACAGTCCTATTGTTTTGGTTGGCAAAGGTGTAGTTTATGATTCAGGTGGTTTAAGTCTAAAACCTACAGGTGACAGTATGGATTATATGAAGTGCGATATGAGTGGTGCGGCTTCTGTTTCCGGTGCAATTTATGCCGCAGCAAAATCTAAGTTACCTATACATATTGTTGGACTCGTTCCTGCAACTGATAATCGTCCGTCAGGTAACGCTTATGCACCTGGTGATATCATAACAATGATGAATAAAACTACAGTAGAAATGCTTAATGCTGATGCTGAAGGTAGGATGATACTTGCCGATGCATTATGTTATGCAAAAAAATATAATCCAATGCTGGTTATTGATATTGCAACTTTAACCGGCTCAGCAATTGCTGCCGTTGGAAAAGTTGCTTCTGTTGCTTTTTCAAAGGATGCAGATGAGTTATATTCTAAATTAGATGAGTCGGGTAATGAAACATATGAAAGATTGATAAGATTTCCATTATGGGATGATTATTCTGAAATGATTGAATCAAAAATAGCCGATTTAAAAAATGTAGGTGGAAAATATGCCGGAGCAATTACAGCAGCTAAATTTTTAGAGAAATTTACAGATTATCCATGGATACATCTGGATATTGCCGGTACTGCATTTGCGATTACTAAAGAGTCGTATCGTGGATTAGGTGGAACTGCTGTTGGCGTTAGGTTATTTTTTGATTTTTTTAATAGAATTATACAAAAATAA
- a CDS encoding endonuclease, with protein sequence MQISFRFSALIVGLILFFNTTAQIPTGYYNSAAGLTGAPLKTALYNIIKGHTVQSYPLWSWYDNTDLQTNGKIWDIYSDNCNFTFSTDQCGSYSNICDCYNNEHSFPKSWFNDVSPMNSDIFHIYPTDGKVNGMRSNYPFGETSTGTVYGNGKLGNSTFVGYTNIVFEPADQYKGDLARTYFYMVTRYENVVASWENYDTNGDAMLNGTSFPCFEPWALSLLLKWNTQDPVSQKEIDRNNKIYSLVQHNRNPFIDHPEWVTSIWGPAAGINDMENTTSVSIFPNPAISSIHISLNAKINKPYELSLFKSDGTNIFTKQELSKEEEIDFSGLPDGVYFVKIKSDSFSKIEKVVIIK encoded by the coding sequence ATGCAAATATCTTTTAGATTTTCAGCTTTGATTGTTGGTTTAATTCTTTTTTTTAACACAACAGCTCAAATACCAACCGGATACTACAATTCTGCTGCAGGATTAACAGGAGCCCCCTTAAAAACAGCATTATACAATATTATTAAAGGACATACAGTTCAATCTTATCCATTATGGTCATGGTATGATAATACAGATTTACAAACTAATGGGAAAATATGGGATATTTATTCTGACAATTGTAATTTTACCTTTTCAACTGATCAATGCGGAAGTTATTCTAATATTTGCGACTGCTATAACAACGAACACTCATTTCCAAAAAGTTGGTTTAATGATGTTTCTCCTATGAATTCAGACATTTTTCATATTTATCCCACAGATGGCAAAGTAAACGGAATGCGTTCAAATTATCCATTTGGTGAAACTTCAACAGGAACTGTTTATGGCAACGGAAAATTAGGCAATTCTACTTTTGTAGGTTATACTAACATTGTTTTCGAGCCTGCCGATCAATATAAAGGTGATTTAGCTAGAACTTATTTTTACATGGTTACCAGATATGAAAATGTTGTTGCCAGTTGGGAGAATTATGACACTAATGGAGATGCAATGCTTAACGGGACGTCATTTCCTTGTTTTGAGCCATGGGCTTTATCTTTACTTCTTAAATGGAATACTCAGGATCCGGTTAGTCAAAAAGAAATCGACAGAAATAATAAAATTTATTCATTAGTTCAGCATAATCGTAATCCTTTTATAGATCATCCTGAATGGGTAACCTCTATATGGGGACCAGCTGCAGGAATTAACGACATGGAAAATACTACTTCAGTTTCAATCTTCCCAAACCCAGCAATTTCTTCAATACATATTTCTTTAAATGCAAAAATTAATAAACCTTATGAATTAAGTTTATTTAAATCTGACGGTACAAATATTTTTACAAAACAAGAACTTAGCAAAGAAGAAGAAATTGATTTTTCAGGACTACCTGATGGAGTTTACTTTGTTAAGATAAAATCTGACAGTTTCTCAAAAATAGAAAAAGTTGTAATCATAAAATAA
- a CDS encoding DUF2061 domain-containing protein codes for MKDTNLRSIVKGVSWRVFGSIDTFLLSWLIFDNAKHAGSIAVLELMTKILLYFLHERLWNIIKLGRFNDGRVAHWRSFVKGISWRLVGSIDSTVLSWFVTGKWVGAFKLGLSEIITKIILFYFHERIWVLIKWGRVFENEKKEKENFVVSTKAS; via the coding sequence ATGAAAGATACTAACCTTAGAAGCATTGTAAAGGGAGTGAGTTGGCGAGTTTTTGGCTCAATAGATACATTTTTACTTTCATGGTTAATTTTTGATAATGCAAAACATGCAGGATCTATTGCTGTGTTAGAATTAATGACGAAGATATTACTGTATTTCTTACATGAAAGATTATGGAATATTATAAAATTGGGAAGGTTTAATGATGGAAGAGTAGCACACTGGCGCAGCTTTGTAAAAGGGATCTCATGGAGATTAGTAGGATCAATTGATTCAACTGTTTTATCCTGGTTTGTAACGGGAAAATGGGTAGGCGCTTTTAAATTAGGTTTATCAGAAATAATTACAAAAATTATTCTTTTCTATTTTCACGAAAGGATTTGGGTATTAATTAAGTGGGGAAGGGTATTTGAAAATGAAAAAAAAGAGAAAGAAAATTTTGTTGTATCAACAAAAGCATCTTAA
- a CDS encoding phosphodiester glycosidase family protein — protein MSSGILYKIIAGFCLAIFAYCGDHVKTSNSNSNITHKKIIWTEIEQGLYISEFNAPLKSKINDSKLSVLKINPNYFSLELLTATEHDSLRRTPEQWSLDFNLVAVVNAGMFNLSDHITCSGYLKNYDHINSGKLRENFRAMAMFNPKSSNFPAMTIVDMEKENWSFYMENYNSMFQCIRMIDCNQEHVLWKPRRPISSSMAVLATDKQGNILFIFSRSPYTANQMSSMLLSLPLKIYSAMYLDGGPEACIYVKAGDTLIEKVGSWVSPGYANDDNNYQWELPNIIGVKRK, from the coding sequence ATGAGCAGCGGAATACTATATAAAATTATAGCAGGCTTTTGTTTAGCAATTTTTGCTTACTGCGGAGATCATGTAAAAACATCTAATAGCAATTCCAATATTACTCACAAAAAAATTATCTGGACTGAGATTGAACAAGGGCTTTATATTTCTGAATTTAATGCACCTCTAAAATCAAAAATAAATGATTCTAAACTTAGTGTATTAAAAATAAATCCTAATTATTTCTCACTGGAACTGCTTACAGCAACAGAGCATGATAGTTTAAGAAGAACACCCGAACAATGGAGTTTAGATTTTAATCTTGTGGCTGTTGTTAATGCTGGAATGTTTAATTTATCAGATCATATTACCTGTTCGGGATATTTAAAAAATTACGACCATATAAATAGTGGGAAATTGCGTGAGAACTTCCGTGCAATGGCTATGTTTAATCCCAAATCTTCAAATTTTCCGGCAATGACAATTGTTGATATGGAAAAAGAAAACTGGTCGTTTTATATGGAAAACTACAATTCTATGTTTCAATGTATCCGAATGATCGATTGTAATCAGGAACATGTCTTATGGAAGCCTCGTAGACCAATTTCCAGTAGTATGGCAGTTCTGGCAACAGATAAGCAGGGAAATATTCTTTTTATTTTTTCGCGATCACCTTATACTGCTAATCAAATGAGTAGCATGCTATTATCTCTTCCTTTAAAAATATACAGTGCAATGTACCTTGATGGCGGTCCCGAGGCATGTATTTATGTAAAAGCCGGCGATACTCTAATTGAAAAAGTTGGCAGTTGGGTTTCACCAGGTTACGCAAACGATGATAATAATTATCAATGGGAATTACCTAATATTATTGGAGTTAAAAGAAAATAG